From the genome of Candidatus Defluviilinea proxima:
GTTGCAAACGAATATACAATCCTTATGAAAGTTCGGATGGGAGATTTTGTTTGGCTGGCAAATGAGCCGAAAGATCGAAAGTTTCATAACAATCAGGTTCAATGTAAACATGTTGATTTTCTTATCTGTGACAAACTTATGATTGAACCGTTGCTCGTGATTGAGCTTGACGACAAAAGCCATCAAAAATTTGATCACGCAGAACGAGATAAATTCAAAGACGAAACTTTTGAAGCCGTTGGCCTACCTATCATAAGAATAGAAATGCAAGAAACCTATGACGCTGATATTTTGAAGAAACAAATTCTTGAAAAGA
Proteins encoded in this window:
- a CDS encoding DUF2726 domain-containing protein is translated as MKRFFQKLLEWLRMFFVILFEEDEDVKEHQRQEERLEQKQELEQKSKQATGIAQAVELGISSSDKPEYRKSKSVLTYRERILLRSIRRAVANEYTILMKVRMGDFVWLANEPKDRKFHNNQVQCKHVDFLICDKLMIEPLLVIELDDKSHQKFDHAERDKFKDETFEAVGLPIIRIEMQETYDADILKKQILEKIDNVT